Genomic DNA from Salvia miltiorrhiza cultivar Shanhuang (shh) chromosome 1, IMPLAD_Smil_shh, whole genome shotgun sequence:
AGTGGCCACACTCATCTCCGACGCAGGAGTTGGAGGCGTAGTCGTAGTAGGACTTCTCGCTGACCCACATGCCGACGGCGTCCACTGCCGACAGCTGCCCCCACCCCTCCGCCAGGTTCTCGCCGTACGGCCCCATCGAGTGCTCCATCTCGCAGTCGCCGTAGCGCTGCTTGGCGTAGCGGAGGGCGTAGTCGGCCACGGTGGCGCTCCACGCGAGTGGCTGGACGCCCACCTCCGCTCGTGCGCGGTTGTGGGCGTCCAGGAAGTCCTGTGGCGAGTTCTGTCGGGCGGGATCGAcggcagaggcggcggcggcgatgaaGGAAAGTATGAGGAGGAAAATGGTGGCGGACTCCATTTTTGTTGGATATATGGAAGATGAGTGTTTCGGTGTATTTATAATCGAATGTGTTTGGATATTAGGgaatttattttgtatattttgaaagtttcagccTTCTATCTTTCCAAGGAAATCTAGGTTGATGATTTCTTTGATGTTATATATTTTGGTTCTTCAACTTGAGTAGGGTAGGGATCAACTTTTCTTTTACTGCGCTATGGTTAACTTACGTACCTAATGTTTAAGGAAATATAttacatataaaaaaagtaGTGATATTCAtacatataaacatatatagtttGTATGAATACCACtacctttatattttaaataaaaaagtttaACTTTTATCTGATCCTAAATTACCCCTAGCCGAAGATGGCCggttttcataaaaaatcatagATTTGCCGCCAACCACGCCCTTAATTATCTAAGATTAGTTATTTTCTTCTAAAATTAGTATGTCTTACCGTTACCGTGTGATGCATGAGCAACGAAATATTTATAACTTGTAAATTATTTAAGCTttgtaaaaatatcaaaatataatCATTTatgaattactccctccgtcccacctccATAGTCCACTTTACTTTTTCacatatattaagaaaatgcaataaatagtgcttgaaaaattcaaatagtacttggaaaatacaaaatatatgtaattattcaattttgcccttaattatttattctatgtttgactatatttaaataaggttactttggaaaaaaagaaatttaatgctaatttaatttagaaagtggACTATATTGTGGGACATCTAAAAATTGAATAAGGGACTATGAAGGTAGGACGGAGGGAGGATTATTtggtaacaaaaaataatttcagtCAATTTAAAGATAATTTGATTTGAAGTAGTGTATAATAACACTATTAGCATTTGCATCTCGTGCGCAaaaaatgtttttatatttctatattaatataaaatcgaaaccaactcaattatcatgcATGTGTATGTGATGAACTCAAAAATGATAGAAAAATATCATACTATTATATTTACACTCAATCACCTGTTAACAATTGCTTACAAAGATGTCCTGATGAAAATCTATCGAAAAGTAAACAATGTAACTCGTTCTCTCTCTCAGTGTGCGTCCCCTACAAATTAAAAGGGTAACTTTATCTTTTTATCCTCGCATGCACGTACTCCTCATGTATCGAGTAACGATGATAGGTACAAATACTCCTAAGAAACATATTATTCAGACCTTTTGTCAATTTTTCTATCttttgagagttgagagagacagagaacacatccagagcaagaactgaagattcacgAATTCATTACGGTTTATTTGTTGAAtacttatttcttttattcatATTGTTGATCTAGTTCATATGTATATTTGTGGTTAGAACACCTTTTTCCCAAGGTTTAGGGAgtaaataaaatttggatttcTAACAgttttttattcaattaatcaagagtattttttctttttatgttcttgtgtttattgtttgctttattacttgatcaccaatttagcataatcttaggttttaatttgatatcgggagatgatgattattacCTGAACGAAAAACATAAAACACACTTATTTAATTTGAAAGAGAATTTATATCTGTGAGgacattaatcctaggaactatTGGGAGTTGCATGTTTAAGAAAGTggtccggggacggtagccttacATGTAATCAActgtttgtatgccacgggagtgggtatagactagcttTGAGATTGTCTTAGGAAAATTATTTTGGTATTGAATTGAATTTGTTGGGTATTTGAATTTGTTGAAATCTTTGCCTTGAGATGTTTACTCATATTTGATTTCCCTATTTGTCAGCTCAGTTTATTTCATTCCtgctatttatttaatttgttcttAAAAACAAAAACTCACTTTTTCGGTTATCCAAATAGAGAATAGTatagaaataataatattaattggcCTATGTAGATTCTATCTTACTTAATTATACataattgcacccgtacacttacGGCGTGTAAAGAAATAAGCAAACAGAATACATAGTCCTTGGTATTGTAGGTGCGGAGGTTTCAGATTTTGCATGTAtcaatgaaatacaaaaaatattcaAGTTACAACATAACGATGATAATATTTTaacaataaattaattcaattccattataaatttgaaataaattatttccAGAATTCCCCACTAAAGAAGTAAAGAAGTATATCTAGAACCTTGgccaattttctttttttatttgagtAGAAAACCTCAGCCACATACCTTAGTAATGTAGGTggcaattcttttttttttaggctgtgtttattttaatggataaatttatacatgaaaaaaaatagataataaaaatttatgtctttaaatattttttttcttttctaaaatttgacacaaaagcatttttcctttcttattttcacttcaaggatggataatattatcacacctaaaatggagggataatattattcatccttgaagtgaaaataaagaaggaaaaatgcttttgtgtcaaatgttgaaaaaaaaggagacatttaaagacataaatttttattatccattattttcaatggataaatttatccatcaaaataaacgcagcCTTAAGAAATTGTTGCGAATACAATTTGAATTATACTAACGATATATGCCCCTCTCTAGCCTACGTATGGCACATATGGACTTGGGGGGGTTGGGTAAGTAGTTCCCTTTCTTTGTAAAatcatattaataaattaagatATGTACTAATTATCTCCTTCTTTAGATAAGAAATATAGCAACCATCATATATGATGATTTACAATGTTTTTTCTCTCAAAAAGTTAAAAACACCTTTTGGGTTTGGGCTTGTGCTTGGCATGGTTCGTTGAGGTGATGATTAATCCGAAGCTTCAGAagcatatttcttttttttcttttccttggTTTATTAGACATGCAtacactctttttccttcttaaCATTTTTTTCATAAGATTTTCGTTAAGAAGGTTTAACGAGGTTTGACCCTTCGTTAGCTCCTGTGCTTCAAGAGTTTGTTTAagttctttttttctcttttatcaATAAAGTCATATTAATGAAACactttttgtgtgtgtgttttaccCGTTTTACAAGAAAAAACCAGTATCATCTTCCATCTTCACTTTCCCATTCGGTTCCTAAAGTCCAACAATGTATATAGAATTCCAAAATTAGTTTATCATGTGAATCTTGATTAGTTCCTAAAGTCCAACAATGTATATAGAATTCCAAAATTAGTTTATCATGTGAATCTTGATTAATTTGCTTCAAACAACTATTTATATTcattctcaaaaaaataataaaaactatctATATTCCTCAACTGTATAAAGTAGTCATGTGAACACGTGCATGTCACTATCATGATGTGGATATATTAACGAAAGTAAAAAAAAACCTACCAATTctgtgtttttatttaattatttaaatggttaaaaattaaaagttcatatttttcTATTAAAAAGCCATAGAtgtttacaataaaaaataattaagtaatatTGTATCCAAATTTCGGAAACCCACTActaaaaatctatatatatatatcatttgaaatgtgACTAAACTTGGTATCCATGTTGTAATTAAAGAAGAACCATACTAACTTACATACATAAGTAAAACAACTATAAAAATCTTAACCATTATTAATTAAAACCATAATAGAGAAGAGCACTAATTAAGCATGACATATATTGACAACACAAACATAACACCACTTATAGTTATATGTATAAGCAAGCTAAGGCGCTGCAACAACCAACAGCTGGAGTTAATGCATTAAAAATGAGACATCCAACACTGTATATTAGTAGGGCCTTTGTCCGACGTAATTTCCGGGCGGATCATAGCTGCAGATGACGAAGAGCCAGCCGTTGCGGCACTGCCGGCGCGCGCAGCCCAAATGGGTGGAGTCGCGCCACACCACCTGCGTGTAGTGCAGGCACTCATCTCCGACGCACGAGTTGGAGGCATAGTCGTAGCACGACTTCTCGCTCACCCACATGCCGACGGCGTCCACTGCCGACAGCCGCCCCCACCCCTCCGCC
This window encodes:
- the LOC131017945 gene encoding basic form of pathogenesis-related protein 1-like, with the protein product MESATIFLLILSFIAAAASAVDPARQNSPQDFLDAHNRARAEVGVQPLAWSATVADYALRYAKQRYGDCEMEHSMGPYGENLAEGWGQLSAVDAVGMWVSEKSYYDYASNSCVGDECGHYTQVVWRDSTHVGCARRQCRNGWLFVICCYDPPGNYVGQRPYYKY
- the LOC131017953 gene encoding basic form of pathogenesis-related protein 1-like, with translation MDSSTLSLLLFSLITAGAIDPAQQNSPQDFLDAHNRARAEVGVQPLAWNDSVADYALRYAQQRYGDCEMEHSMGPYGENLAEGWGRLSAVDAVGMWVSEKSCYDYASNSCVGDECLHYTQVVWRDSTHLGCARRQCRNGWLFVICSYDPPGNYVGQRPY